The nucleotide sequence ATAAGAATAAAATTCCTTTATTTTTTGAAGAAACTGTTTTGCTCAAAAAGTTAGAAGCCAAGTCACAAATCTTCCAAGAATCGCTAAGCAACAATCAAAATAATTATGAAGCAGTTTTGTTTCAAAATCTGGTTTATACTTTCGGATTAAAAGTGAATGCAGAAATTTTTCTTCAGATGGCAGAAAGTTTGGACTTTTCGGTTATCCAAAAAATCAAGCAAAATCATGTTCATTTAGAAGCTTTGTTTTTTGGAATCTGTGGATTTTTGGATCATCCTTCAGACGAAAAAATGCAAGTTTGGAAACGAGAATTCGATTTCTTGAAAGTCAAATTTAATTTATCAGATTTTAAAATTCATCCCAAATTTTCAAAGCTTCGTCCACCGAATTTTCCCACTATAAGATTGTCGCAATTAGCCAATCTTTACCATTCTCAACCCAATCTCTTTTCGAAGATTATTGAAGCAAAAACGATTGAAGATTTGTACAATATTTTCAAAAATGTCAAAGCTTGCGAATATTGGGATAATCGGTTTAATTTTGGAAAGATTTCAACAGTTGAGGGTAAGAAATATCTTAGTCAGGATTTTATTGATTTGATTATCATTAATACGATCTTGCCGATGAAGTATTTCTATCATAAAAATCATAATCCGGAAATAGTTGATGTTATTTTTGACTTCTACAAACAGATGAAACCAGAGAAAAATTCAGTTTTGGATGAATGGAAACAGTTAGGAATGAAATTCGAAAATGCGTTGGAAACACAGGCTTTCCTCTATCAATACAAACTATTTTGCAATCATAAAAAATGCTTAAATTGCAGTGTTGGTTTTCAGCTGCTGAAAACATAAGATTAATCAGACTAAAGAAATGAAAGAGCCTAAAATTATCAATGGTTTGCGCCATAAAATGGAAAGAGAATGGTTTGGCGTTTTGACCAGATACGGAACCAAACTCGGAATACCAGTTTCCAAACTTCGCGTTTTTTTCATTTACTCAACTTTTGCTACTGCCGGGATTTTCTTTTTGTTTTATCTTGGTCTGGCATTTATGCTTTGGATAAAAGACTGCATCGTTACGAAGAGACCAAGTGTTTTTGATTTGTAAACCTATAAATAGTCGTTCCTTAACAAAACCCACTATTTAATTTATTTTTAAAAACAGGATTAGAAAACAGCATAATTTGTATCTTATAAGATAAGAAAATAATTTTCTGTTTCAGTAGTTCCATCATTTTCTTCATGTTCCAAGCGGTTGCAGCTAGTAATGCATTGATTTGTGGTCCCGTTTCTCCCAGGAAGTAATTTTTTGCCAGCCTAAAATCGGTTTTTAAATGTCCGATGATAGGTTCTATTGCCGCTCTGGTTCTAAATTTTTTGCGCTTTGTCTGCTTTTGATAAGCAGTGTCTTTTTTTCTTGGAGTGCTTGGGATGGAGATTTTCACGCCCTTTATTTCTGATTTTCCTCTGCCACCTCTATCGTAAAGGAGTTCTTTTGGGAGCTTTTGACCACCGGTTTCCATCTGTTCCAAAAGTGGTTCTATGGTGTGACCATCGTAAGGAGTTTGCAAAAATGCTTTAATCCCGAGAATGATTTTCTTGCCTTTGTTGGCGGTGGTTATCAAACCTACCTTATTCCCAAATTCATACTGGCTATGCGCTTTTCCTTTGGCAATACATCGGGTAAAAGGCTTGTGAATGCTGTAAATTTTATCGGCATCGTTTCTTTTTTGTGTGACAACCTTGGTGTACAATGTCATTAAATCTTTATAAAATTCTTGCTGTTCTGCATTAAAATTCCGTTGCAATTCACGAATCAGTCTCATGGCGATGGTTTTGAGCTGTCTTTGAGATTTCCTTGCCGCTTTTGCCCGCT is from Epilithonimonas vandammei and encodes:
- a CDS encoding DUF2851 family protein, giving the protein MNEDILQYIWNYKKFRSFDFISTDGRVIEILEFGEWNKNSGPDFLFAKIKIDDIIFAGNIEIHTKASDWFFHNHSGNPEFGNLILHAVYINDCDIPELEQHNIPTLELKSYIDEELIQKHQNLKAEHSFIACEELFDKNKIPLFFEETVLLKKLEAKSQIFQESLSNNQNNYEAVLFQNLVYTFGLKVNAEIFLQMAESLDFSVIQKIKQNHVHLEALFFGICGFLDHPSDEKMQVWKREFDFLKVKFNLSDFKIHPKFSKLRPPNFPTIRLSQLANLYHSQPNLFSKIIEAKTIEDLYNIFKNVKACEYWDNRFNFGKISTVEGKKYLSQDFIDLIIINTILPMKYFYHKNHNPEIVDVIFDFYKQMKPEKNSVLDEWKQLGMKFENALETQAFLYQYKLFCNHKKCLNCSVGFQLLKT
- a CDS encoding PspC family transcriptional regulator; the encoded protein is MKEPKIINGLRHKMEREWFGVLTRYGTKLGIPVSKLRVFFIYSTFATAGIFFLFYLGLAFMLWIKDCIVTKRPSVFDL
- a CDS encoding IS5 family transposase; this translates as MLGKNPEKKPELFRPMLVDFINHEHELVLLSEKIDWNYFEKEFSPLYSKVGNPSHPIRFMVGCLLLKHLYNLGDETLEKAWIMNPYMQHFCGRVFFEHEFPCDPSNFVHFRKRIGEKGIEKIFAYSVRMHDAKTNTSNFVLSDTTVQENNTSFPTDAKLCKKVIDYCNKIAGNEGIKQRQRYTKVSKQMVRNTYNGKHPKRAKAARKSQRQLKTIAMRLIRELQRNFNAEQQEFYKDLMTLYTKVVTQKRNDADKIYSIHKPFTRCIAKGKAHSQYEFGNKVGLITTANKGKKIILGIKAFLQTPYDGHTIEPLLEQMETGGQKLPKELLYDRGGRGKSEIKGVKISIPSTPRKKDTAYQKQTKRKKFRTRAAIEPIIGHLKTDFRLAKNYFLGETGPQINALLAATAWNMKKMMELLKQKIIFLSYKIQIMLFSNPVFKNKLNSGFC